A single Deltaproteobacteria bacterium DNA region contains:
- a CDS encoding HU family DNA-binding protein has product MNRSRYMTKDELVAKIAEDAGITKKEAGEALKTVTNEISGALSNGNSVSLVGFGTFSISNRAARTGRNPQTGEAIQIKASKAPKFKAGKGLKEAVK; this is encoded by the coding sequence ATAAATAGGAGCCGATACATGACAAAAGATGAACTCGTAGCAAAAATAGCAGAGGATGCAGGGATTACAAAAAAAGAGGCAGGTGAAGCACTAAAGACTGTAACAAATGAGATATCAGGTGCGCTCTCAAATGGAAACAGCGTTTCTCTTGTAGGCTTTGGGACATTCTCTATCTCTAACAGAGCAGCAAGAACCGGCAGGAACCCTCAGACAGGCGAAGCTATTCAAATAAAAGCAAGTAAAGCTCCGAAGTTTAAGGCAGGGAAGGGACTTAAAGAGGCTGTGAAGTAG